From Paenibacillus graminis:
TAATCGTCTCGCTTTCACCATCCAGTTCAATGGTTCCCTGCACCTTGGACACCTTGCTAAGCTCACTGGCAGCCAGCGTAACCTGCGCTTCCACAGCTGGATCTATGACCGGAGCACCCACCTGATAACCTGCCGCCGGCTTCCCTTTAGTAACAATAGATACAGGAAAAGACTTGGTATTCCGCAGTTCCACATGAATATTCACTTCATTGGGGTTGATATCCTGCAGCGACACCCCGCTCGGAAGTGAATAATGAAGCGGCAGTGTGGTATCCCCCGGTTGAATGTTGCTTAAATCAATCCACACCTTATAGGCATCCGAAAATTTATAGGTAAGATCCGATTTTTTGCCCAGGACCTCGAGTCTGACGCTTACGGCGTCCTGGGACGTGATCACATATTTATCCTCATCGAATCCTTTGACCTCTATCTTGACATTTTCAATGATTTTGGACTCCTTGTTGACCGTGGTCTGGCTGGTAGGTGCAGTATCCACATGCACGATGGTCCACAGGATAATAGCAAGGGCAAGGGCAAGAATTTTATTGAAATTATTGTTCTTCATCCACTTATCCATTGTTTTTATCCCCCTTCCGTTTCCAGAAAGCGGAGCTTTTCTCCTTGAGCGATGAAGTGGCACGCAGTTCCTCATACAGCTTGGAGATCAAGGATTCTTCCTTAATATCGCGTACGATCTGCCCGTTAATCGCCAGTGAGATCTGTCCAGTCTCTTCCGAGACTACAACGGAGACAGAGTCGGCCACTTCACTAATCCCGATCGCGGCGCGGTGGCGGGTCCCCAGTTCCTTGCTGATAAACGGATTCTCCGACAGCGGCAAATAGCAGGCGGCAGCGGCAATCTGTCCTTCCTGCATAATCAGCGCACCGTCATGCAGCGGCGTGTTCGGGATAAAAATATTGATGAGCAGCTCGGAACTGACCACAGAGCGCATAGGAATACCGGATTCCGTATATTCGTTAAGCCCGGTAGCTCTTTCAAAAACAATTAACGCGCCTATTTTTCGCTGGGCTAAGTAATTCACAGCTTTAATTACTTCACCGATCAGCTTGCTGATCTCTTCATCGTTTTCGGCAGCCCGTCCAAAAAACTTGCCCCGGCCAAGCTGCTCCAGCCCCCTTCGTAGCTCCGGCTGAAAGATGATAAATATCGCAAATATCCCGAAGGTAAAAATCTGGTTCATCAGCCATTTCAGGGTATACAGATCAAGCAGAGTGCTTAATGCCCAAATCACAACCAGGACCAGAATCCCCTTCAGCAGCTGAACCGCCCGGGTCCCGCGTACCATATTGAGCACTTTGTAGATAATATAGCTGACGATCAGTATATCGACTATATCTTTAATGGAATCTTTCCATGTCATGTCCGAAAAATAACTCATGCCAAAACCCCCGTCATTTCATATTAGCTGGGTTTATGTAAAATGTCTGTAAGTTCTATAACATATCTAGGTTATAACGTTCCAGCCCAGGTTGCAAGTTTAGACTCGCAGAGAATCATACCATGTTATTTCCAGGCAGCAAAAAAGCGCCATCTTTCCGGAAAAAGAGGCGCAAATGAGATTTCTGCTAAAAGCGACCAAATGTTATTAACGGTAGGCAACTTCAGAGAACATGTTCGTCACTTTATACCAGAGCCAACTTACCGCTTGGTCTATGCTTTTGACTTGCCCGGAGATATGAGCTGTTGAAGCCTGATACAAGGAACCGTCGATCACAGTCACATTGCCGTTCACTTCACCATACACCTGAGTTTTACCATTCTCCACCGTTAGATCACCGGATATTGTTTTGCCGGAAGGTACGATAACCGTATCACCCTTGATGACAACCTGTTCCAGGTCACTTCCCCTGACAACAAGCTGCCGATCCTGATTCCAAAAAGTAACGGAACTCATCAGCATTACGAGAATAAACACGGACGCCGCTGTAAGCGCAGGATGCCGCTTGATCCAGGTAACAAAAGCCCGTTCCTTCTTGACATGTGGCAATGAATTCATAATCCGGCCTACAAGATCCTCAGAAGCCACAGGATTCTGGTGCATCAGGGAAAACATCAGCATATCGGTCTGTTCCAATTCTTTGAACTTGGCACGGCAATCTGTACAGGATAGAAGATGCTCCTTCAATTCCCTCTGCTGCAGTTCGGGCAAGTCGTCATCCAGGTAGTCGTGCATCATAGAGACGGCCAGTTTGCATTCCATAGGAGCCAATCCTTTCATGAGTGCTATTTAATTATTACATGGCAAAGGGGCAGAGCGCATAAGACTTGCTTAACTTACATACGTCGCTGCCCGTCAGGCGTTTCATAAAAAATAATCTATTTTACATTTTGGGGCCTAATTTTTTACGCAAAAATTCACGTCCGCGGTGCACACGGGTCTTAATCGTAGTTACAGGCATATCCATGACGTCACTAATCTCCTGAAGCGACAAATCCTGCAGATAACGTAAAATCATCACCGACCTGTATTTCACAGGCAGGCTGTCAATGGCCTCATAAATCAGGCTCTGTGTCTCGGAGAGCAGCAGTTCTGTTTCCGGGGTCACATTATCGCTGGGGATCATGGAATAGCCGTCAATCCCCTCCTGGTCGTTCATCTCGGCATCCAATGAATACGTCGGCCGCCGCTTGCGGAGTCTGTCAATACAAAGGTTCGTGCCGATGCGGTAGATCCAGGTTGAAAATTTCTGTTTGTCATCATAACGGTCCAAATTCCGGTACACGCGCAAAAATGTTTCCTGAACAATATCCTCTGCCTCATGGCGGTTGTTCAGCATCCGGTATGCCAAATGATATATTTTGTCTTTATATAGTTCCACAAGCTCGGCAAATGCCCTTTGGTCGCCCTTCAAGGCGAGCTTTGTCAATCTGCCTTCCAAATTCTCCACCTGTTAACTCCCCCAGACTTGCCGCCCTTGGTCGTTCATCTCTTGATTGTCCACGGTACAAGCTCTTAAATCGTAATTCAAGTTTGTGCAAAAATCAAGGATAGTATTGTTACCTTCTATATATATTGGGCAAAAAATAATTGCGCAGTAGGGGCAGTTGGATACGGCGGCATTCCTAAGAATGTTTGGACTTCCGGACGCTGTTGTCTCCAGATTTCCTGATTTGTACCGCTGTTCGCGGTTGAAATCCGGAGACAAAGGCGGTCGCTGACGCTCCTACAGTTCCAAAATTCTTCTCCATGCCTTCTCCTCACCTATACCTAGCGTTACTTTGCGGCTTTGCCCAAAATCCATATCGGCAACAAAGGGCAGGGTAAAGGGAAAGAAGCTGCTTGATCCTTGCAGCGCAGAAACTATAATCACACAACAAAGCCTCTATGGTTATTCGATACATAGTTCAATCGGTATTAAACAAAAAATCCCCGTTCCGCCTCCATATAGAGGCGGGACGGGGATTGGAAACGGCCCGGCCGGCTTCCAAACTCACTGTAAATCAGCCGGTATTCCGCAGTCCGGCGGCAATGCCATTGATCGTAAGCAGCACCTCGCGCAGAAGCTCGGCGTCATCTCCCTCGGCTTCACGCAGGGCTCTAAGCTCCGACAAGAGCTGCACCTGCAGATAGCTGAGCGGATCAACGTAAGGATTCCGCAAACGAATGGATTCCTGGATGACAGGAACGTTATCCAGAATATCCTGCTGCCCGGTGATTTTGAGAATCAGCTCGGAGGTCAGTTTGAATTCCGCTTCGATCTGTCCGAAGATACGGTGACGGGCTTCCTCATTTTTGCCCATGCCGGCGTATTCCTTGGCGATAATCAGATCCGCCTTGGCAATCGCCATTTGCAGAGTATCAATTAATGTAGTGAAGAACGAAAATTCTTCATACATATGCTGCATGATCTTCAGGTTCTCTTCCTTGCCGTCGTAAAAGCTCTGCAGCCCCGTTCCGGCAGCGTACCATGCTGGAAGCAGGTAACGGCTCTGTGTCCAGGCAAAAACCCAAGGGATGGCACGCAGATCTTCAAAGCGGTCGCTGTTCTTTCGTTTGGAAGGACGCGAACCAATGTTAAGCTCACCCACCTCAGGAAGCGGCGTCGACTCCTTGAAGTAGTTCAGGAAATCCGGATCACGGAAGATCAGGTCCTGATATTTGTTCAGTGATACTTCAGAAATCCGGGCTACAATCTCTTCCCATTTAGGATCGTACAGATCAGCCTGCGGTGATCTGGCATTAATCGCTGCCGTAATCAGCGCGGAAGTTGCCTGTTCCAAGCTGCGGTAGGCGATTCCCTGCATCGAGTACCGGGAGGAGATGACTTCGCCCTGCTCTGTAATCTTAATGCCGCCGCCAATCGTCGAGGCCGGTTGAGCCAGAATACTGCGGTTCAGCGGCATGCCCCCGCGGCCAAGGGCTCCCCCGCGGCCATGGAAAAATTTCAGTTTGATGCCGAATTCATCCGCCGTAGCCGTAATTTCCTTGAGTGCCACACGCAGCTCATAGTTGGCGGTAACCACACCGCCATCCTTGTTGCTGTCCGAATATCCCAGCATGATCTCCTGCAGATCATTCATCGCCCTAACCGCATCACGGTAGATTGGCAGGTTGAGCAGTGTCCGCATAATTTGCGGTGCATCATGCAGATCGTCAATGGTTTCGAACAACGGCACAGCCTGAAGTGTACAAACAACAGTACCATCGTTGTCTTTGCGGAATAAGCCGACTTCCTTGGAGAACACCATAACCTCCAGAATATCGCTTGCAGCTTCAGCCATGCTGATCAGGTAGCTGGTGATGCATTGTTTGCCGTACTCCTCTTGAGCCGTATAAATAGTACGGTACACAGCAAGACATTCTTCCGTGCTCTCGCTGTAAGTCTGATATGGTGAAGTTAGCGGCCGCGGATCATTCAGCAGTTTTTCCAGGAGTTCAATCTTCTCGTTTTCCTGCAGCTTGGCATAATCCTGCGTAACATTCATTTTGGCCAAAATCTCAGTCATCGCATTTTCATGCTCCTGACTGTGCTGGCGGACATCAAGAGTTGCGGTATGGAATCCAAACAACTCTACCTGGCGAATCAATTTCTTAATGTAGGTATCCGCTACATAATCGGCATAGTGATGACGCAAGCTGCGGTCAATCACATTTAAATCATCTATAAATTGCTCCGGTGAGGAGTAGCGCTCCAATGAGCCTTTTTTCTCATCATCCATAACATTCTGTGTCTTCGCGATCATATAGGTAAGCTTAATCCGGTATGGCTCATTATCATTATGCCAGGATTTCGTCTTATCCAGCTGAATAATACCCCGGTCCAGTTCAATGGATTCCAGCAGCTCCGGCGTCACCTTAACGATACTTGTACTAAAACTCAGATACTGCATCAGTTCGCGCATAATGCGCTGATATTCCCGAATCGCCAGCTTGCGCTGCAAACGCAGGGTCTGCAGGGTCACAGCTGCGGTTACCGAAGGGTTGCCGTCACGGTCCCCGCCGATCCACGAGCCAAACCGCAGATAGGTGGGAACATGCCAATTCTGGCCCGGATAATATTTGCTTAGACATCGTTCAAGTTCTTGATACACATCCGGCAGCACCTGGAAAATCGTCTCATGGAAATAGTACATTCCATTGCGGACTTCATCGAGTACCGTAGGCTTGCGGTCGCGCAGCTCATCCGTCTGCCATAAGGTAATGACTTCATTCAGCAGCTTCTCACGCAGCT
This genomic window contains:
- the sigW gene encoding RNA polymerase sigma factor SigW, with product MENLEGRLTKLALKGDQRAFAELVELYKDKIYHLAYRMLNNRHEAEDIVQETFLRVYRNLDRYDDKQKFSTWIYRIGTNLCIDRLRKRRPTYSLDAEMNDQEGIDGYSMIPSDNVTPETELLLSETQSLIYEAIDSLPVKYRSVMILRYLQDLSLQEISDVMDMPVTTIKTRVHRGREFLRKKLGPKM
- the ppc gene encoding phosphoenolpyruvate carboxylase; this translates as MTELTTAVSKSNSNNLLRRDVRFLGNILGEVLVHQGGNELLEIVEKIRETSKSLRSLFLPELHNEFKELINSLDPENRHQVIRAFAIYFQLVNIAEQNHRIRRKRDYERSAGETVQPGSIESAIQELRERDFSHEDVHEIMNGLSLELVMTAHPTEAMRRAILDIHKRISDDVMGLDNPTLTFREREQLREKLLNEVITLWQTDELRDRKPTVLDEVRNGMYYFHETIFQVLPDVYQELERCLSKYYPGQNWHVPTYLRFGSWIGGDRDGNPSVTAAVTLQTLRLQRKLAIREYQRIMRELMQYLSFSTSIVKVTPELLESIELDRGIIQLDKTKSWHNDNEPYRIKLTYMIAKTQNVMDDEKKGSLERYSSPEQFIDDLNVIDRSLRHHYADYVADTYIKKLIRQVELFGFHTATLDVRQHSQEHENAMTEILAKMNVTQDYAKLQENEKIELLEKLLNDPRPLTSPYQTYSESTEECLAVYRTIYTAQEEYGKQCITSYLISMAEAASDILEVMVFSKEVGLFRKDNDGTVVCTLQAVPLFETIDDLHDAPQIMRTLLNLPIYRDAVRAMNDLQEIMLGYSDSNKDGGVVTANYELRVALKEITATADEFGIKLKFFHGRGGALGRGGMPLNRSILAQPASTIGGGIKITEQGEVISSRYSMQGIAYRSLEQATSALITAAINARSPQADLYDPKWEEIVARISEVSLNKYQDLIFRDPDFLNYFKESTPLPEVGELNIGSRPSKRKNSDRFEDLRAIPWVFAWTQSRYLLPAWYAAGTGLQSFYDGKEENLKIMQHMYEEFSFFTTLIDTLQMAIAKADLIIAKEYAGMGKNEEARHRIFGQIEAEFKLTSELILKITGQQDILDNVPVIQESIRLRNPYVDPLSYLQVQLLSELRALREAEGDDAELLREVLLTINGIAAGLRNTG
- the cdaA gene encoding diadenylate cyclase CdaA, with the protein product MSYFSDMTWKDSIKDIVDILIVSYIIYKVLNMVRGTRAVQLLKGILVLVVIWALSTLLDLYTLKWLMNQIFTFGIFAIFIIFQPELRRGLEQLGRGKFFGRAAENDEEISKLIGEVIKAVNYLAQRKIGALIVFERATGLNEYTESGIPMRSVVSSELLINIFIPNTPLHDGALIMQEGQIAAAACYLPLSENPFISKELGTRHRAAIGISEVADSVSVVVSEETGQISLAINGQIVRDIKEESLISKLYEELRATSSLKEKSSAFWKRKGDKNNG
- a CDS encoding zf-HC2 domain-containing protein, yielding MECKLAVSMMHDYLDDDLPELQQRELKEHLLSCTDCRAKFKELEQTDMLMFSLMHQNPVASEDLVGRIMNSLPHVKKERAFVTWIKRHPALTAASVFILVMLMSSVTFWNQDRQLVVRGSDLEQVVIKGDTVIVPSGKTISGDLTVENGKTQVYGEVNGNVTVIDGSLYQASTAHISGQVKSIDQAVSWLWYKVTNMFSEVAYR